The region ATTTTGCTTAGCTTatgatatatttaattattgttattattggcATATATATGTTTTTCTCAAGAACACAGTTGTTCATGCTGCCAGCCTGCCACGACAGAGAACTTGGATGTTCTGTATCAAAAGGTTGGTGCTTGTTATGTGGACAACAATCTGAAAGGTACTTAGTTTTAGAATTTGATGGCATATATAAGAGTTAAGAGTTCGTGGTTGTGCTTAATGGATAGAAAGTATCATAATCTGAAAGTTGTGAATGAAATTTTTTCCTTGGTTAGAGTTTATTTGTGGAAATAGAGGGATTTGAATTTGTTTGTGGTCATGCACCATCCTGAAATAAACTGACAAATTTAGCTCCAAGTAAACAATTATATATGACGTGCTATTAGCTAGCTAAAAGATATAAATACTCTTTAATTTCACACTTCTTCAACTCTTGTGTTCCTTCTTCCATGTAATTCAAGATTTGCTGGTTTATTTCCATAGATTTGGTTTTTAACCATGTTATATACCCTTTTTGCATGTTTAGAagtttagaatcaattatgaggagaaacttttgttttggtatttataattgattctgagggAAAAAAAGTTGGTCCAAGCAGGCTaattgtttattgtttttggAAGTTATACAAGATTTGTTCCTTGAATTATCTAAGaatataaagtgtttttgttGATTGTGAAACAGGTTTCAATAAGCAATCTGATGTGGACTGTGGTGGCTCCACTACCAATGATGCACACCATCTATATGAGAGAAGTTTTGAGTGAATTTGAGTGATTTGATATATGAACATGGAAGGGCCTTATGAGGCATCATCATACAATGGAGAATCTGCACATAGAATCCTTCAGATGATTAAACCCTCTCCTTACAAACCCTGCACCAAACTATCATCAAGTTGGTTTGATATGAGAGTTTTTTTTGTGAGAGTTAGTGGCTTTCAGGTGGATGAAACCACCCCTGAGTTTCTGCATCTCAATCACACTCCTCTCAGCCCTGACACCCTTTTAGAGGTGAATGGTGTGAGGAGTAGCATGTACACTGATGAAGGAGAGTCTTCAGTTCTCAGAAGGAACCGTGTTGATCGGAAATCGGAAGAAGCTACCTTTGTGAACACAGATAGCATACGTTTAACCGGGAGCGTGAAGTTTGAGGTTTATGATGATAAAGATCACTGTGTTCTTCTCTCTGGGGTTCTTGAGATGTCAAATGGAAATGGGTTTGTTGAGGAATCAAGAAGTAATGCTAAGAAATGGAGCATGAATTGTCACACAGAAATGACAAGTAACAGTGGTTTCTTCAGAGGAAAACATGTTGCTGTTCCTGAAATTGAGGTTTATGTTGCTGGCTGCTTCTCAGGAACACCTATAATCTTAACCAAGACTCTGCAGCTCAATTGCAGGAAGAAACATAACAGAAAATGCACATTGGACGTCATTCCAGAATATGAATCAGCTGAATGCCACAAAGATGTACCTCATAATGGACTCCATTTGCAGGTAAAATTTCAGAACAGCTTTTGATTTACATAAGCATAAATTGGACCATATTTTTACATGATGTTCTGATGCTCGTATCTTTTAGATTTGGCccttgtttggaagagcttattttataGCATAAACATAGCATAAATgtttatgcaagtgtttggaaGAACTTTTATGGCctagctgttttgagcttattttcataagcagCTCATATTAGCTTATAAGTGAGAGCTTATGCTTATCCATAACCTATTTTCATCTCATTCCAATAGGTTTCTCAGATTAACATATATATGAATAAGCGTTTATACGATAGGTGCTTATCGCCGTAAGTGTTTAATTAAGATGTTTATGCATTAGGATATCATTGGATGCATATTTTTTAAACTAAGCAATTATCCTGGAAAATACTAGTTTTGTATGAAATTATGACCGCATAAACTCTATTCTAGAACTAAAATGTGGCATATTCCCTGGTTAATACAGAATCTGGATAATACTGAAATTTCATATATATGATGTTCTATGACTAAACTTCCTTTGCTGGATAATATAAATAGTATGTTTGGATTGGTGGTGGACAGACGATCTAAAAGTGACTTCAGAAATTATACTTTGTAGCTTCTCCCCATAAGTGATTACTGAGCTTCCTATTGAAGAACCAAAGATGATAGAAGTCTACTATTATCTGTGTTTTGGTCCCTTTTTCTTCAGACATTGGTCCCAAGTCCCAACTACTGAATAAAATCTTATCCTGGAAGTGTCATTGTAGTATGGGCAGGCACACAAGTCAcaacacattaatttttttttattcatgggGAAGTACTAACTTTTTACCTTATTATTTTCTGTTTGGTATTCTCCAATGCCCTTGGTAAACAACCTCTGCCCTACCCCACTAAAGGACAATTGGTAGTGGGTCTGCACTCTTTGTAGGTAGTGTCTGTGCATCTGTATGTGTGCTTGAAGCTAAAAGGGCTTGATTTTTGTATGATATAACCCCATAATCCAGATATGTGCTTGTTTGGTAacccttctataattgattctgaaatcAAAATCTTTTTGCGAGAAGCTTCTTTGAGTAGTTTTTCGGTTTCGGAATTGTTTCTGATGAAAAAGAAGCTGATTCAAACATACTAATAGTACATTTggaaaaaaacaaatgaaatgtGAGGTCATGGTTACATTTCATTCTCAAAAACTCTTGAGGAGACAAGAAGGATTAAGATAATCTAATAACCATATTTTCAATAATAATCACCTAATTTGGTCACATGTCACCTTTACATTGTGGATGTAGTAATATGATTTGCATATACCCAAGTTCACCCTTTATTTATCTTCATCTTTGTGGAATTTAATCTTTCTCTTAAGTGAAACCTGTATAACAGTTTAAGCATGATTCATGATCTGTAGTTTCACTGTGTAGGATTTCTAAGCTTACTTCCAGATAAATTGGCTACAAGAAAaatgtcattttttaaaatagcttggCAATTTGAATTTCTGTTTCATATTTCCATCATCTTTTCTAACTTCAAAAGGTAATATCCAACTAGAAGGTGTGAGTTGCTAAAATGAATCCGCAAAGTCTAGTCAAATTACACCAAAACATTCAATCTACCCTTTTTTTATGATACAATCGCATTAACACTGAAATCTGCATTAAGAGCTTGACTTTTTCATTTATGGTTTCATCTTCTTTACAGTAGTTAGTTAGAAGAATCTATGCTTTGCTCTATACATGGATTATCTTTGCATGAATAGTCATAGTTCCAATTAAGCAGATCCTACGATCATCTAAAACAGTTATTTGTGCCATGTGAATTGTTGAGTTATTATTGCATAGCCGGATCTAAGCCCGGATAGAAGAGAAAGGTTGTGTTAGGTCTTCGGCAGACAACGTAAAATTGGCCAATATCTTCAATATGGATCAGTAATCCACATAGCTGACCTCACCTAGgggataaggcttttgttgttgttgtatttgttttcaatttcataGCTACtgacaaaaaataataacaatgGAATTTCTAAGTACTTAGGGGAATTTTATGAGGGAGTTTCTGTGACATGACTTTTTTTCTGTTTTGCTTCACAGGTAGCTGCTGAATGCAGAAGCTTCAAACCAGAACATGAAGGGGACTTCAGCAGCATGTATTGGCAAAGAACAGATTCTATAGATTTGGAAGAGGGTGAACTATCATGGTTTAATGCTGGTGTAAGAGTTGGTGTTGGAATAGGGCTTGGAATCTGTGTAGGAGTTGGTATAGGAGTTAGTCTATTAGCACGCTCATACCAAGCAACAACTCGTAGTTTTAAGAGGAGGTTCATATAATAAAACCCTTTTTTGTTGGAATTCATATGTTCTATAGTTTGAATTTGAAGGGAACTAGCTATCAGTTGTAACCTTTTTTATTCTAATAACTTTCTGCATATTTTCTTTCAAAGAAATGTTCTTGTTACACAGGTACTGAAAAAATGTTCAACTATTGTCGTTGGGATTAGGTGAGCCTGTAGGTTGTAAATAAAACACTTGTATGAAATATGTTTTCAGGTAAATGGAAGTGTTTTCTGACAATCTGATGCAAGAGATAGTACCATAATGGCGTGGTAGTTTTTATAGTTAATTGAGTACTTATTCAGTGTGTTCGGATACTAGTTAAATACAACATGAAAAgactttcaagtttcaagtcAATACATGATAaattgttcatttttttttatttaaaagtgCGTGTAAAATTCTATTTGCATTAGTGCAAACACATTTGGAAACACACTTAATCATCAACATTGCCATGTTTTCTCAAGTCCCTGCAGGCTGCAGCTTGAGCTAAGTCTGCTTCCTAAGGAACAATTGTAGCTTATCCGCATGGAATAGAGATACAATAAACAAAGGATAAATGTATTATTAATCCTTCTTAGCAGTAATAACTAAACTACTGATGTGCCCTGAGTTAATGGCTTAGTGATGATTAGTGTTTATATCTCCACCAAGTTAACAAGAGGTTGAGTGCCTCATGTTGCTGAACTTCCATTGCAAACTGGCTCAGGAGCAACCTCTGCGGAAAAATGCCCTTTAGAAATGTGGTTTGAGTGCATGTCCTCAGATTCCCAAAATGCTGCACATTTTAAATCATCCTGAGTCATTAATTTGGAGAACTCCTCATGGTTATAGTTCATTAAGCTTTTTCCACCTAGTTCTTTGGGAAGATTTTCCTCATCAAAGTAAGACCTCATGAGCTCCACGCTATCTTTATTCTCAGAATAGACAAACTTCACCTTCTGAAATGTCTTAGTATCCATGAAGTACTTGACTATCTGCATAAATAGAAGTATAACCCTTAAGTATTAAAATGGAATCAGAATTTTGTCTCCATTTAGGGCTGAAATTTACGCCGCACCTGGAAGAGTTTATCTTATAACATAAACCCTTATACAAGTGTTTGAACAAGCATGCgaaaatagcttatgatttAGCTATAAGCTGTTTTGATAAATCACTGagattaacttatgaataaacaCTTATACCTACCTATGAGCTATTTTAAGCTTATTTCAGTGAGTTTATCAAACTAGGGTGCGTTTGGGTAAACAACTTCATATAGCGCTTATAGCATTAAACGATTATCACTAACATTTATACATAAGCTAGTTTAAGaagcttattgaaataagctcaaaatagcttataTATAGTTGATAAGTTGTTTCCACAAGCTTATATAAAACACTTGCATTAGCACTCATGCTACAAGTTAAGTTgaaataagctctttcaaatGGTAAAAGTTTATGACGCGCTTAGTTAAGTTGTTTACCTGAACGCACCATTGATAATATCAATATTAGTGGCTATATGAGGCATGAAAAGATGCAATATTATTTTTTACGCTTTCATAATGCTAATACTGAGAACAAACTCATCAAACCTTCCAAAAAGCTTCAAAAACTCGAGGAGGGTTGTAAAGAAATGCTATGCCAAGCCTCTCGGGATAGTGATTCTGTAGAATGTTGATGGTTTCT is a window of Lotus japonicus ecotype B-129 chromosome 5, LjGifu_v1.2 DNA encoding:
- the LOC130717319 gene encoding uncharacterized protein At1g01500; the protein is MNMEGPYEASSYNGESAHRILQMIKPSPYKPCTKLSSSWFDMRVFFVRVSGFQVDETTPEFLHLNHTPLSPDTLLEVNGVRSSMYTDEGESSVLRRNRVDRKSEEATFVNTDSIRLTGSVKFEVYDDKDHCVLLSGVLEMSNGNGFVEESRSNAKKWSMNCHTEMTSNSGFFRGKHVAVPEIEVYVAGCFSGTPIILTKTLQLNCRKKHNRKCTLDVIPEYESAECHKDVPHNGLHLQVAAECRSFKPEHEGDFSSMYWQRTDSIDLEEGELSWFNAGVRVGVGIGLGICVGVGIGVSLLARSYQATTRSFKRRFI
- the LOC130717320 gene encoding phosphatidylinositol transfer protein PDR16 isoform X2 — encoded protein: MFHLWSNSQQDQEKDELNAESKHEVAMEGETGKVYRASFHDRQGRVVLILRPGMQNTFSMENQIRHLVYLMENAMLNLPLGQEQMAWLIDFNGWSLTNSVPIKTTRETINILQNHYPERLGIAFLYNPPRVFEAFWKIVKYFMDTKTFQKVKFVYSENKDSVELMRSYFDEENLPKELGGKSLMNYNHEEFSKLMTQDDLKCAAFWESEDMHSNHISKGHFSAEVAPEPVCNGSSAT